A window from Pedobacter africanus encodes these proteins:
- a CDS encoding DUF4886 domain-containing protein: MLIRINLVAVFVLVMCSQLNAQQAGKTLRVLMIGNSFSQNASRYLPQMAEEAHIHLVLGRAEMGGCSLKRHWDSVLVNNLDTNRGKAYKGKSLRQLLSSQKWDIVTMQQYSLLSGDEASYQPFAKNIYDLVKSYQPDARIYVHQTWAYRADAVNWGMIDGEKRAKDNKEMWQKSRAAYHHLAKDLGNLPVIPSGDAFFQVATDGKWGFKKDTSFNYANPVYPALPSQKNSINVGYRWEKDKKLQFDPNHANEAGCYLAGLVWYNHLFERNPTQLKFKPDAVSDEFAGFLKEVAFKN, from the coding sequence ATGTTAATTAGAATAAATTTGGTGGCCGTATTTGTTCTTGTGATGTGCTCGCAGCTTAATGCTCAGCAGGCTGGCAAGACTTTGAGGGTATTGATGATCGGCAATAGTTTCTCACAGAATGCCTCACGCTATTTGCCTCAAATGGCAGAAGAGGCTCATATTCATCTTGTTTTAGGTAGAGCAGAAATGGGGGGGTGCTCTTTAAAGCGCCATTGGGATTCCGTTTTGGTCAATAACCTGGACACCAACAGGGGCAAAGCTTACAAAGGTAAATCCTTGCGGCAGCTGTTGTCATCGCAAAAATGGGATATTGTTACCATGCAGCAATATTCTTTATTATCTGGCGATGAAGCAAGCTATCAGCCTTTCGCTAAAAATATCTACGATCTGGTTAAAAGTTACCAGCCCGACGCCAGAATATATGTCCATCAGACATGGGCCTACCGCGCAGATGCGGTAAACTGGGGGATGATAGATGGAGAGAAGCGGGCAAAAGACAATAAGGAAATGTGGCAAAAATCAAGAGCTGCCTATCACCATCTGGCAAAGGACCTAGGTAATTTGCCCGTTATACCATCCGGCGACGCTTTTTTTCAGGTCGCTACCGATGGCAAATGGGGATTTAAAAAAGATACTTCATTTAATTATGCCAATCCGGTATATCCAGCTTTGCCCTCACAGAAAAACTCCATAAATGTTGGTTACCGCTGGGAAAAAGACAAGAAGTTGCAGTTTGATCCCAACCATGCAAATGAGGCAGGCTGCTACCTGGCAGGTTTGGTTTGGTACAACCACCTGTTTGAGAGAAATCCAACGCAGCTCAAGTTCAAGCCTGACGCTGTATCTGATGAATTTGCAGGATTTCTGAAAGAAGTAGCGTTCAAAAATTAA
- a CDS encoding M23 family metallopeptidase: protein MNRICILLAFLALQTIGLRAQQLFSNNKYPLVDFRPPLDIVPPALAGSFGELRANHFHSGMDYRTNQREGYPVYAIADGYISRLRVQNSGFGLALYINHPNGYTSVYGHLQRFGPKIAQQVKAIQYQKKSYEIDEFPNSLQIPVRKGDVIAYSGNSGSSGGPHLHFEIRDTKTEATINPQLFGLEIPDNIPPVIYSMYVYRLNKKPFNEFTPKQYFQVIGAAGTYHLNKVNTINLGGEVGFGIITTDKHNGASGTNGVYSIELELDGRLVYVSALEKFSFDNSRAINSHIDYPTYLNTKRSIQKSFVDPGNPLKIYSNLVNNGRIEFTDGAKHQLKYTVTDGKGNKSTLAFNVQADAGATINSPDAPAGTLNYSYANQNEFNNDEIKVIIPKGTLYNDLNFIYKKLPKPAVNAYSAVHQIHNNLTPLHAGFELWIKADSSLNKYKDKALIVNTGRSSQGGYFENGYVKAKPRTFGSYFIAVDTIPPTITPVNIAEGKSMAGVSKMSFKIRDNLSGIKSFNGYIDGRWILMEFDTKSASLWHTFDDKTTPGKHALEIIVTDMKDNNKNYSITFYK from the coding sequence ATGAACAGAATATGTATACTCCTGGCATTTCTTGCCCTGCAAACAATTGGCCTTCGGGCACAGCAACTGTTCAGCAATAACAAATACCCCCTTGTAGATTTTCGGCCACCCTTAGATATTGTTCCACCCGCCCTTGCAGGATCATTTGGCGAGCTCCGCGCCAATCATTTCCATTCAGGAATGGATTACCGCACCAACCAGCGCGAAGGCTACCCCGTGTATGCCATTGCTGATGGTTATATTTCACGGCTTCGTGTACAAAATAGTGGTTTTGGATTGGCTTTGTACATCAATCATCCAAATGGTTACACCTCTGTTTATGGTCATTTGCAGCGCTTTGGCCCTAAAATAGCGCAACAGGTAAAAGCTATCCAATACCAAAAAAAATCCTATGAAATAGATGAATTCCCCAATTCCCTGCAGATTCCTGTCCGCAAAGGTGATGTCATTGCCTATAGCGGAAATTCGGGCAGCTCTGGTGGTCCGCACCTGCATTTCGAGATCAGGGACACCAAAACAGAGGCGACTATCAATCCTCAGCTGTTCGGATTGGAAATCCCCGACAACATCCCTCCGGTTATCTATTCCATGTATGTTTATCGCCTCAACAAAAAACCATTCAACGAATTTACCCCAAAACAGTATTTCCAGGTTATTGGTGCCGCTGGAACTTACCACTTAAATAAAGTAAACACCATTAACCTTGGTGGTGAAGTCGGCTTTGGCATCATCACTACGGACAAACACAATGGGGCATCAGGCACAAATGGTGTTTATTCCATAGAACTTGAACTGGATGGCCGGTTGGTTTACGTATCTGCACTCGAAAAGTTTTCTTTCGACAACAGCAGGGCTATCAATTCGCATATCGACTATCCTACCTACCTCAATACCAAAAGAAGTATACAGAAAAGCTTTGTAGACCCCGGCAATCCCCTTAAAATTTATAGCAACCTGGTAAACAATGGAAGAATAGAATTTACAGACGGAGCTAAGCATCAGCTAAAATATACCGTTACAGATGGCAAAGGTAACAAGAGTACCCTTGCATTTAACGTACAGGCCGATGCCGGCGCAACAATTAACAGCCCTGATGCTCCTGCAGGTACACTGAACTATTCCTATGCCAATCAGAATGAGTTCAACAATGATGAAATAAAGGTCATTATACCCAAAGGAACCCTATATAATGACCTGAATTTCATTTATAAAAAATTACCAAAACCGGCGGTAAATGCTTACTCGGCAGTTCACCAGATTCACAACAACCTTACGCCACTGCACGCCGGCTTTGAGCTTTGGATAAAGGCCGACAGCAGTTTAAACAAATATAAAGACAAGGCACTCATTGTCAATACCGGCCGCTCGTCGCAGGGAGGTTATTTTGAAAATGGCTATGTGAAAGCTAAGCCACGTACTTTTGGCAGCTATTTTATTGCGGTAGACACCATTCCTCCTACAATTACACCGGTAAACATAGCCGAGGGCAAAAGTATGGCTGGCGTCAGTAAAATGTCTTTTAAGATACGGGATAACCTGTCTGGAATCAAAAGTTTTAACGGCTACATTGATGGAAGATGGATTTTAATGGAATTCGATACCAAATCGGCCTCTTTATGGCATACCTTTGATGACAAAACAACACCGGGCAAACATGCCCTTGAAATAATTGTTACTGATATGAAAGACAACAATAAAAATTACAGCATAACTTTTTATAAATAA
- a CDS encoding TonB-dependent receptor, whose amino-acid sequence MKLILYTVLVICLASAAYAQKIKQQVQPAGTDSVRLPVRQLLEVKIKDDRMQLKKQEESLNIEVVNAEFIQRNLGGSLMKTLERLPGIKTIGIGSGQSKPLIRGMGFNRVVVLDKGIKHEGQQWGADHGLEIDQFAAEEVELIKGAASFIYGSDAIGGAIEVKPAQIPAPNSLGGSVDLIGKTNNKLYGSSVNLYRRTSNWFASSRFTYQNYGDYKVPVDRVYVYDYAVKLYRYHLRNTAGRENNIHLDAGYAGNKFRSVFYLSNTFNKSGFFANAHGLEPRKVDVELHDASGRDILMPSQKVNHLKLVNRSAYTLSNHKLEMELGYQRNFRQEFNQYVNHGYMPPVYPENMVIPPNLEREFDKRVYTANLRDHISIGKHFITAGLNSEHQDNGIDGWTFLVPSFKQTTAGVFVYDKWKLGKKVFLHGAARYDYGRLRMFKYTDWFSSDIPNGSGAIAQNLVRAHNMNRSFNSFVWSLGLNYNTEKFVLKANAGKSFRMPIAKELSANGINYHYFSYERGDPSLSAEQSYQADVTFGWKQAKWSVQISPFYNYFPNYIYLNPTANHDYYYGAGNQIFQYAQSKVMRYGTEVGLKYALLNSLSAELLGEYLYARQLSGDKRGYTLPFSPPASVLINLTYTPFLKEGFKDTYLSVDYRLTAGQNNIVPPEKKTPGYQVVNVQAGTKIRLYGRSLQVSLQAQNLLNVKYLNHTSFYRLIELPEAGQNIVLSLKIPFSLKANP is encoded by the coding sequence ATGAAACTTATTTTATACACGGTGCTGGTCATTTGCCTGGCTAGTGCCGCCTATGCACAAAAAATTAAGCAGCAGGTTCAGCCTGCTGGAACTGATTCTGTTCGGCTTCCGGTAAGGCAGCTGCTTGAAGTGAAAATTAAAGATGACCGTATGCAATTAAAAAAGCAGGAGGAATCGCTCAATATTGAGGTAGTAAATGCTGAGTTTATCCAGCGTAACCTGGGCGGCAGCCTGATGAAGACGTTGGAACGTTTACCAGGCATCAAGACCATCGGTATAGGCTCTGGGCAGTCGAAGCCCTTAATCCGGGGAATGGGCTTTAACCGCGTGGTGGTGCTGGATAAAGGTATAAAACATGAAGGACAGCAGTGGGGGGCAGATCATGGACTGGAAATTGATCAGTTTGCTGCGGAAGAAGTTGAATTGATCAAAGGGGCAGCTTCTTTTATTTATGGATCAGACGCCATTGGCGGTGCCATTGAAGTAAAACCAGCGCAGATACCCGCTCCAAATTCCCTGGGCGGCTCGGTAGATCTGATCGGTAAAACAAATAACAAGCTTTATGGCAGTTCAGTAAATTTGTACAGACGCACTTCAAACTGGTTTGCCAGCTCACGTTTTACCTACCAGAATTATGGAGATTATAAGGTTCCTGTTGATCGGGTTTATGTGTACGACTATGCGGTAAAGCTGTATCGTTACCATTTGAGAAATACTGCCGGCAGAGAAAACAATATCCACCTGGATGCCGGTTATGCCGGCAATAAATTCCGCTCTGTTTTTTACTTGAGCAATACTTTTAACAAGAGCGGATTTTTTGCCAATGCACATGGGCTGGAGCCCCGTAAGGTTGATGTGGAACTGCACGATGCATCAGGCAGGGACATACTTATGCCCAGTCAGAAAGTAAATCATTTAAAACTGGTTAACCGTAGTGCGTATACCTTGTCCAATCACAAACTGGAAATGGAACTCGGTTATCAGCGAAACTTCCGGCAGGAATTTAACCAGTATGTGAACCATGGATATATGCCACCTGTTTATCCGGAAAATATGGTTATCCCCCCGAACCTGGAAAGGGAGTTTGACAAACGAGTATATACCGCGAACCTTCGCGATCACATTTCCATCGGCAAACATTTCATCACGGCAGGGCTAAACAGTGAGCATCAGGACAATGGTATTGATGGCTGGACTTTCCTTGTTCCTTCCTTTAAACAAACTACGGCAGGTGTGTTTGTTTATGATAAGTGGAAGCTAGGTAAGAAGGTGTTTTTGCATGGAGCAGCGAGGTACGATTACGGCAGGTTACGCATGTTTAAATATACGGATTGGTTTAGCTCTGACATTCCAAATGGCAGTGGAGCAATAGCACAAAACCTGGTACGTGCCCATAACATGAACCGGAGCTTTAATAGCTTTGTGTGGTCGCTGGGCCTTAATTACAATACTGAAAAGTTTGTCCTGAAAGCGAATGCCGGTAAGAGCTTCAGGATGCCAATAGCTAAAGAACTAAGCGCAAATGGGATAAATTACCATTATTTTAGCTACGAACGTGGCGATCCTTCTCTGTCGGCCGAGCAATCCTACCAGGCCGATGTCACATTTGGTTGGAAGCAAGCCAAATGGTCCGTACAAATCAGCCCCTTTTATAACTATTTTCCTAACTATATCTACCTGAACCCTACCGCTAACCATGATTACTATTATGGGGCCGGCAACCAGATATTTCAGTATGCACAAAGCAAGGTGATGCGCTATGGTACAGAAGTGGGGTTAAAGTATGCTTTATTGAATAGTTTAAGTGCAGAATTGCTTGGTGAATACTTGTATGCCAGACAACTTTCTGGTGATAAGAGAGGGTACACACTGCCATTTTCGCCCCCGGCATCGGTACTCATTAACCTTACCTATACGCCCTTTCTTAAAGAAGGATTTAAAGACACCTATTTATCGGTAGACTATCGGTTAACTGCAGGACAAAATAATATTGTGCCGCCTGAAAAGAAAACGCCTGGTTATCAGGTTGTCAATGTGCAGGCAGGAACAAAAATACGCCTTTACGGGCGGTCCTTGCAGGTCAGCTTACAAGCCCAGAACCTGCTGAATGTGAAATACCTGAACCATACCAGTTTTTACAGGCTGATTGAACTTCCCGAAGCCGGTCAAAACATCGTCCTTTC
- a CDS encoding response regulator, which yields MLCLVLALSIRKSIKSTISEIVTGAGQVKAGLLKTRMDTRSTHELAILMWTFNELVNVQEQQTAEIERISLSLKQEQERAAHYEKVKQHFLVNMSHEIRTPMNAVLGFARHLQESLTNKEQLESIKMIIKSGDHLLVTLNDILDFANIETGEISFVCLPFNLRDTIQSICMLMESNARLKQIGLSYTIHPNIPDSIYGDSVRLTQILLSLTSNAIKFTESGGVSISAKAVSNHDDHIVIEFKVKDTGIGIPADKHEKIFNPFEQGTNHMKRKFGGTGIGLSIVKHLIALQEGTIQLVSAPNEGSEFCFRLSFLKDHAGKDWERSAHNELCIVSESETGKGVSVLIVEDNAINQLLVLKLLQKRGYQTTVAENGKIALHKYKNEDFDIILMDLQMPEMDGYETTIHIRNMKRGKKEVPILAMTAHTIKGEREKCLAIGMNDYMSKPFHANELYEKIQTLVAKKETLA from the coding sequence ATGTTATGTCTGGTTCTTGCGCTATCTATAAGGAAGAGCATTAAAAGTACCATTTCGGAGATCGTTACCGGCGCAGGGCAGGTTAAAGCTGGATTGCTCAAAACAAGGATGGATACCCGTTCGACCCATGAACTGGCCATTCTGATGTGGACATTTAATGAACTGGTCAATGTCCAGGAACAGCAGACTGCTGAAATAGAGCGCATCAGTTTAAGCCTTAAACAAGAACAGGAGCGGGCAGCACATTACGAAAAGGTAAAGCAGCATTTCCTGGTTAACATGAGCCACGAAATCCGTACGCCAATGAATGCTGTGCTTGGCTTTGCAAGGCATCTTCAGGAGTCCTTAACCAATAAGGAACAACTCGAATCAATTAAAATGATTATCAAATCAGGCGATCATCTGCTGGTTACTTTAAATGATATTCTTGATTTTGCGAATATAGAAACCGGGGAGATCAGTTTTGTCTGTCTTCCTTTTAATTTAAGAGATACCATCCAGTCCATCTGCATGCTCATGGAGTCCAATGCCAGGCTAAAGCAAATCGGATTGAGCTATACCATACATCCTAATATACCGGATTCCATTTACGGCGATTCCGTTAGGCTCACTCAAATTTTGCTGAGCCTTACCTCCAACGCCATTAAATTTACTGAAAGTGGCGGAGTATCTATCTCGGCAAAAGCCGTATCCAATCATGATGACCATATTGTGATCGAATTTAAGGTGAAAGACACAGGTATTGGTATACCGGCAGACAAGCATGAAAAGATCTTTAACCCTTTTGAACAGGGGACCAATCACATGAAACGGAAATTTGGAGGGACGGGAATTGGATTAAGTATCGTAAAACATCTGATTGCCTTACAAGAGGGAACCATACAGCTGGTAAGCGCGCCTAATGAAGGTTCTGAGTTTTGTTTCAGGCTATCGTTCCTTAAAGATCATGCCGGTAAAGATTGGGAGCGGTCTGCTCATAATGAATTGTGCATTGTTTCAGAATCGGAGACGGGAAAGGGTGTGAGCGTACTGATCGTAGAAGACAATGCCATTAATCAGCTGCTGGTTCTTAAACTGCTGCAGAAGCGTGGATACCAGACTACAGTTGCAGAAAATGGCAAGATAGCACTGCATAAATACAAAAATGAAGATTTTGATATTATCCTGATGGATCTCCAGATGCCTGAAATGGATGGTTACGAAACCACCATTCACATCCGGAATATGAAGCGTGGTAAAAAAGAAGTTCCGATACTTGCCATGACTGCCCACACCATAAAAGGTGAAAGGGAGAAATGCCTGGCTATTGGCATGAACGACTATATGTCCAAGCCTTTTCATGCCAATGAATTGTACGAAAAGATACAAACGTTGGTAGCAAAAAAGGAAACCCTGGCTTAA
- a CDS encoding fumarylacetoacetate hydrolase family protein encodes MKIIAIGRNYAEHAKELNNPVPDQPVIFLKPDTALLKDNKPFYIPEFSSDIHYELELVLKICKEGKHISEKFAHKYYEELGLGIDFTARDIQTAHKTKGLPWELAKAFDHSAAVSDFIPKTQFEDIYKLQFELKVNNSIRQKGNTANLLFSFEKILAFVSQYITLKKGDLIFTGTPAGVGKVNQGDKLEAWLEGQQLLDFDIK; translated from the coding sequence ATGAAGATAATTGCCATTGGACGCAACTACGCCGAGCACGCCAAAGAACTAAATAACCCTGTTCCCGATCAACCGGTCATATTTTTAAAGCCAGATACTGCGTTGTTAAAAGACAACAAGCCTTTTTACATCCCGGAGTTTTCCTCAGACATCCATTACGAGCTTGAACTCGTCTTAAAAATCTGCAAAGAGGGCAAGCACATCTCCGAAAAATTTGCCCATAAGTATTACGAAGAACTTGGTCTGGGTATAGATTTCACCGCAAGAGACATTCAAACTGCCCATAAAACCAAAGGACTGCCATGGGAACTGGCAAAAGCATTTGATCATTCGGCTGCCGTCAGCGATTTCATTCCTAAAACACAATTTGAAGACATCTACAAACTCCAGTTTGAATTAAAAGTCAATAACAGCATCAGGCAAAAAGGCAATACCGCGAACCTGTTGTTCTCGTTCGAAAAAATCCTTGCTTTCGTGTCTCAGTATATCACCCTTAAAAAGGGCGATCTTATATTTACCGGCACACCGGCAGGCGTTGGAAAAGTCAACCAGGGCGACAAGCTGGAAGCCTGGCTGGAAGGACAACAATTATTGGATTTTGATATAAAATAA
- a CDS encoding KUP/HAK/KT family potassium transporter: MSSHKNFNTLSAGGLLVSLGIVYGDIGTSPLYTLKAIFNAVVKAPNPQVITPDIVLGALSCIIWTLTLQTTIKYVAITLRADNKGEGGIFSLYSLVRKNAKWLVIPAVVGGCALLADGIITPSITVTSAIEGLQLKFPTVSVIPIVLAIITGLFVIQQFGTNMVGKLFGPIMFLWFGALGLLGLLFVVQDFSIFKALSPHYAFELLVNNPKALLILGGVFLCTTGAEALYSDMGHCGRSNIRISWIFVKAMLILNYLGQGVWILHHGNYDPSLNPFFEIVPASYLLFMVALATVAAVIASQAMITGSFTLISEAVRLNLWPKVRINYPSNQKGQIYVPSINWILWAGCIVIVLIFKNSGAMEGAYGLAINLTFLSTTILIAAYMKRKKVPVYVIGIFLAIYVALEMTFLVGNMAKFLHGGWVTVLIGSALFTVMWSWYVARKIKNRFVKYVEIEDYYQIINELSEDTSVPKYSSQLVYLTSANFKTEIESKIIYSIIQKEPKRADIYWLVHVDVVDEPFTRDYKVEFLIPGKLIRIDFKLGFRVEQRVNLLYRKVIEELVKNGEVDITSQYTSLNKHKIAGDFRFVLLEKHLSKFSNLSLYERTIMDYYFILKRLSLSEERSFGLDSSYVDVEKVPLIFVTPDDIELNRLPV, translated from the coding sequence GTGTCAAGTCATAAAAATTTTAACACGCTCTCCGCCGGCGGATTACTGGTAAGTTTAGGAATAGTATATGGCGATATTGGTACCTCTCCCCTCTACACCCTTAAAGCCATTTTTAATGCAGTAGTAAAGGCCCCGAACCCGCAGGTAATTACACCTGATATTGTACTTGGGGCTTTGTCTTGTATCATCTGGACATTGACCCTGCAAACCACCATAAAATATGTTGCCATTACACTGAGGGCCGATAACAAAGGTGAGGGTGGTATCTTTTCACTTTATTCACTGGTACGAAAAAATGCAAAGTGGCTGGTTATCCCCGCAGTAGTGGGGGGCTGTGCTTTACTTGCCGATGGGATCATTACCCCCAGTATTACCGTAACTTCTGCCATTGAAGGTTTACAATTGAAATTTCCTACTGTAAGCGTAATACCTATAGTTCTTGCCATTATTACAGGGCTGTTTGTGATTCAGCAATTTGGCACCAATATGGTTGGTAAACTTTTTGGGCCTATTATGTTCCTGTGGTTTGGCGCGCTGGGCCTGCTGGGTTTGTTGTTCGTGGTGCAGGACTTCAGTATATTTAAGGCATTGAGCCCACATTATGCTTTTGAATTGCTGGTAAATAACCCCAAGGCACTGCTTATTCTTGGTGGTGTGTTTTTATGTACTACCGGGGCCGAAGCTTTATATTCAGACATGGGGCATTGCGGGCGGTCCAATATCAGGATCAGCTGGATATTTGTAAAAGCGATGCTAATCCTGAACTACCTTGGACAAGGGGTCTGGATTTTACATCACGGTAATTATGATCCCAGCCTGAATCCTTTCTTTGAAATTGTGCCTGCTTCTTACCTGCTTTTTATGGTTGCGCTGGCAACTGTAGCTGCTGTAATTGCCAGTCAGGCTATGATCACAGGTTCCTTTACGCTTATTTCTGAGGCGGTAAGATTGAATTTATGGCCAAAAGTAAGGATCAATTATCCAAGTAACCAAAAAGGGCAGATTTACGTTCCATCTATCAACTGGATCCTTTGGGCTGGTTGTATCGTTATTGTCCTGATCTTTAAAAATTCGGGTGCAATGGAGGGAGCTTACGGTTTGGCAATCAACCTTACCTTCCTTTCAACCACTATTCTGATTGCGGCTTACATGAAGCGCAAAAAGGTACCAGTTTACGTTATTGGAATATTTTTGGCTATTTATGTGGCTTTGGAGATGACATTCCTGGTAGGTAACATGGCTAAATTTCTGCATGGGGGATGGGTTACGGTTCTGATCGGCTCGGCTTTGTTTACGGTAATGTGGAGCTGGTATGTAGCCCGGAAGATCAAAAACAGGTTTGTTAAATATGTTGAAATAGAAGATTATTATCAGATCATTAACGAATTGAGTGAAGATACTTCTGTGCCAAAATACTCTTCTCAATTGGTATATCTGACCAGTGCCAATTTCAAAACAGAAATAGAGTCGAAGATCATTTACTCTATTATACAGAAAGAACCTAAACGAGCCGATATTTACTGGCTGGTACACGTTGATGTGGTGGATGAACCATTTACAAGGGACTATAAGGTCGAGTTCCTGATTCCAGGTAAGCTGATCCGTATCGATTTCAAATTGGGCTTCAGGGTAGAGCAAAGGGTAAATCTATTGTACAGAAAAGTGATTGAGGAACTGGTAAAGAATGGAGAAGTAGACATTACCAGTCAGTATACCTCGCTGAACAAGCATAAAATTGCCGGTGACTTTAGATTTGTCCTTTTGGAAAAACATTTGTCTAAATTCTCTAACCTGAGTCTTTATGAGCGAACCATTATGGATTACTATTTTATCCTTAAACGTTTAAGCCTTTCAGAAGAACGAAGTTTCGGACTGGATTCGAGCTATGTGGATGTCGAAAAGGTGCCCCTGATATTTGTTACCCCTGACGACATTGAGCTGAACAGATTGCCTGTTTAA
- the bcp gene encoding thioredoxin-dependent thiol peroxidase, producing the protein MSELKEGQKAPGFKVKDQYGNTVSLDQFAGKKVVLYFYPKDDTPGCTAEACDFRDNYQGLTAKGYVVLGVSVDDEKSHKKFADKHNLPFTLLADTDKKIVEAYGVWGEKNMYGKKYMGTNRTTFVIDENGTIAHIITKVDTKNSTAQVLELAK; encoded by the coding sequence ATGAGTGAATTAAAAGAAGGGCAAAAAGCACCGGGCTTTAAAGTAAAAGACCAGTATGGGAATACGGTATCCCTTGACCAATTTGCCGGCAAGAAGGTTGTACTTTATTTCTACCCGAAAGATGACACACCCGGATGTACCGCTGAGGCCTGCGATTTCAGGGATAACTATCAGGGATTGACCGCCAAGGGCTACGTAGTTCTGGGCGTAAGTGTAGATGATGAAAAATCGCACAAAAAGTTTGCAGATAAACATAACCTGCCTTTCACTTTACTTGCAGATACCGACAAGAAAATAGTGGAGGCCTATGGTGTTTGGGGAGAAAAAAACATGTATGGCAAGAAGTACATGGGTACCAACCGGACAACTTTTGTAATTGACGAGAACGGCACCATTGCCCATATCATTACCAAAGTAGATACCAAAAATTCTACCGCACAGGTATTGGAGTTGGCAAAATAA
- a CDS encoding T9SS type A sorting domain-containing protein, whose amino-acid sequence MKIQRKVTRLLNISCIICMSILCSVSVFGQKVDSSATGIRAKKINKTPQIKANIPTYKPKYNFGYIQYNDIISNSKSLNSAKQEKVLSVLKVYPNPVDDQINLILKMDRESNLSVKIMDLLGNEVVTLSNERIAAGEQTKSYTIPNRLNAGIYFLKIMSGSETVVKRISVL is encoded by the coding sequence ATGAAGATACAACGAAAAGTCACACGCCTCCTTAATATTTCCTGCATCATATGCATGAGTATTTTGTGCAGTGTGAGTGTTTTCGGCCAGAAAGTAGATAGTTCGGCTACAGGTATCAGGGCAAAAAAGATCAATAAAACCCCACAGATCAAAGCTAATATCCCTACCTACAAACCAAAATATAACTTCGGATATATTCAATACAACGACATTATCTCTAACAGCAAAAGCTTAAACAGCGCAAAACAGGAAAAAGTCCTTTCAGTGTTAAAAGTATACCCTAATCCTGTTGACGACCAGATTAACCTGATCCTAAAAATGGACAGGGAATCAAACCTTTCTGTTAAGATCATGGATTTACTCGGCAATGAAGTGGTTACACTTTCTAACGAGCGCATAGCAGCTGGCGAGCAAACCAAAAGCTACACCATACCCAACCGCTTAAATGCCGGAATATATTTCCTTAAAATAATGTCCGGTTCAGAAACTGTAGTTAAACGAATTTCAGTTTTGTAG